A portion of the Bufo gargarizans isolate SCDJY-AF-19 chromosome 7, ASM1485885v1, whole genome shotgun sequence genome contains these proteins:
- the LOC122944243 gene encoding LOW QUALITY PROTEIN: ficolin-2-like (The sequence of the model RefSeq protein was modified relative to this genomic sequence to represent the inferred CDS: inserted 1 base in 1 codon) codes for MTFPPKHCVARSYLKFTRSPRNCKELRDQGTFLSGWHKIYPDGEKPFTVLCDMDTDGGGWIVFQRRYDGSVNFFREWKDYKQGFGNQLSEFWLGNDNIHRLTSTGTHQLRVNLTDFEXFVTYALFAVSGEGDNYKLRIGAFTGGSTGDSLSSHNNRPFTTKDRDNDESSQNCAVLYKGAWWYGSCHNSNLNGQYLRGKHASYADGVTWSSGKDYYYSYKITEMKFRPV; via the exons ATGACTTTCCCTCCGAAACATTGCGTGGCAAGGTCTTATCTGAAGTTTACTAGAT CTCCTCGAAATTGCAAAGAACTGCGGGACCAAGGGACTTTCCTCAGTGGGTGGCACAAAATATATCCAGATGGAGAGAAACCATTTACAGTCTTGTGTGACATGGATACAGATGGAGGAGGGTGGATT GTTTTCCAGAGACGGTATGATGGCAGTGTGAATTTTTTCAGAGAGTGGAAAGACTACAAGCAAGGGTTTGGAAACCAACTAAGTGAATTCTGGCTGGGAAATGATAATATTCACCGCCTTACTTCTACAG GAACCCATCAGCTTCGAGTTAATCTGACAGATTTTG CTTTCGTCACATATGCTTTGTTTGCTGTATCGGGAGAAGGTGACAATTATAAGCTGAGAATTGGCGCTTTCACTGGAGGCAGTACAG GTGACTCTCTCTCTTCTCACAACAATCGTCCTTTCACAACCAAAGACAGAGACAATGATGAATCTTCACAAAACTGTGCGGTGCTATATAAAGGTGCTTGGTGGTACGGAAGCTGCCATAACTCCAATCTGAACGGGCAGTATCTGAGAGGAAAACACGCCAGCTACGCGGATGGAGTTACTTGGTCCAGTGGAAAAGACTATTATTATTCCTATAAAATAACGGAAATGAAGTTCAGACCAGTTTAA